From one Paenibacillus sp. FSL K6-1330 genomic stretch:
- a CDS encoding metalloregulator ArsR/SmtB family transcription factor yields MNMLNDNLFEVLAEPNRRMILDHLRVKEYTVGEMVDLVQLSQPGVSKHLRILREAGLVSLRKEAQRHVYSLNAKPLEEIHDWLEPYRQFWTNKLDDLERLLDEDEAP; encoded by the coding sequence ATGAACATGTTGAACGATAACCTTTTTGAAGTATTGGCAGAACCGAACCGCAGGATGATATTGGACCACCTGCGCGTAAAAGAGTACACGGTGGGCGAGATGGTAGATCTCGTGCAGCTCAGTCAACCCGGCGTATCAAAGCATTTGCGCATCTTGAGGGAGGCTGGTCTAGTCTCTCTGCGGAAAGAGGCTCAAAGGCATGTGTACAGCCTGAATGCCAAGCCTCTGGAGGAAATCCATGACTGGCTGGAGCCTTATCGTCAATTCTGGACGAACAAGCTGGATGATCTGGAGAGACTGCTGGATGAGGATGAAGCTCCTTGA
- a CDS encoding SRPBCC family protein, with protein MLAVVQQDEFGTTVRFERRLKHSVEKVWSYLTDNDKLTQWFSELKVEDLRQGGRITFDMQDGTFEEFEITDYRELSVLEYTWGEDRVRFELHPEAEGCRLVLIEMITKITDHTPKDIAGWDVCLDVIGALLDGRTLESRKEAWSVKYEQYVQVFEQLPRV; from the coding sequence ATGCTGGCAGTTGTACAGCAAGACGAGTTCGGAACGACCGTCCGATTTGAACGCCGCCTGAAGCATTCAGTGGAGAAGGTGTGGTCCTATCTGACGGATAATGACAAGCTGACTCAATGGTTCTCGGAGCTTAAAGTGGAAGATTTGCGCCAAGGCGGCAGAATTACATTTGATATGCAGGACGGAACGTTCGAAGAATTTGAAATTACGGACTATCGGGAGTTATCGGTATTGGAGTATACGTGGGGAGAGGACCGGGTGCGTTTTGAGCTGCATCCCGAGGCCGAAGGCTGTCGTCTGGTATTGATCGAGATGATAACGAAAATTACGGATCATACACCGAAGGATATTGCCGGTTGGGACGTATGTCTGGACGTCATTGGGGCTCTCCTGGATGGCAGGACGCTGGAGTCGCGCAAAGAGGCCTGGTCCGTAAAATATGAGCAATACGTTCAAGTATTTGAACAATTGCCCCGCGTATAA
- a CDS encoding C45 family peptidase, with amino-acid sequence MPDYTVHIMQLREDNYYNGLKLGRSLRNQPILKTFEAATKPEIDTEQLKSIYNEFAPQLLSELEGLAEGLEMPFPKAAALLGGYDVPKIAAMGCSAMITPSYYVRNYDFTPAFYDGYFTAAQPEQGLATVGYNLQAIGRHDGVNEKGLAAGLHFVSFDGYRTGLSPWVGVRMILESCATVEEVSYMLRHIPHAACYNFSIGDARGNMAVVEASPDQVITRAGGEAAIACVNHYEALTGKNRPSIEHSLGRKRYIDGLNATQLTQIEAFGLFKERESPLFFTDYDDLFGTLHTFSYAFEEGRVMTSLAQGSALDFSFRDWVEGKDIPAAELTGHID; translated from the coding sequence ATGCCGGATTACACGGTACACATCATGCAGCTTAGAGAAGATAACTATTATAACGGGCTTAAGCTGGGTCGCAGCCTGCGAAATCAACCGATATTAAAAACTTTTGAAGCAGCCACCAAACCGGAGATCGATACGGAACAGTTGAAGAGCATCTATAACGAGTTTGCCCCGCAGCTGCTATCGGAGCTTGAAGGACTGGCGGAAGGCTTGGAAATGCCGTTTCCCAAAGCCGCCGCTCTCCTAGGGGGATACGATGTTCCAAAAATCGCGGCCATGGGCTGTTCGGCGATGATTACCCCTTCGTATTACGTAAGAAATTACGATTTTACGCCTGCGTTTTACGATGGTTATTTTACCGCGGCTCAACCCGAACAAGGTTTGGCGACCGTAGGTTATAATTTGCAGGCCATAGGTCGGCATGACGGGGTTAATGAAAAGGGACTTGCCGCCGGGCTGCACTTTGTGAGCTTTGACGGATACCGGACGGGCCTGTCGCCATGGGTCGGCGTTCGGATGATATTGGAATCATGCGCTACCGTAGAAGAAGTGTCTTATATGCTGCGCCATATTCCCCATGCGGCTTGCTATAACTTTTCAATAGGAGATGCACGAGGGAACATGGCCGTTGTCGAAGCAAGTCCGGATCAAGTCATTACCCGTGCGGGCGGGGAGGCGGCAATCGCCTGCGTTAACCATTACGAAGCGTTGACGGGTAAGAACAGGCCTTCCATCGAGCATTCCCTTGGGCGTAAACGTTACATCGATGGCCTGAATGCCACACAGTTGACCCAAATCGAAGCATTCGGTTTGTTTAAGGAGCGAGAGTCCCCGTTGTTTTTTACGGATTACGACGATTTGTTCGGAACGCTGCATACCTTTTCGTACGCCTTCGAAGAAGGAAGAGTCATGACTTCGCTTGCTCAGGGCAGTGCGCTTGATTTTTCGTTCAGGGATTGGGTCGAGGGCAAGGATATCCCGGCAGCGGAGTTGACCGGACATATCGATTGA
- a CDS encoding ABC transporter ATP-binding protein — MAFVSMKDEYKRYRMGETTIVANDGINLEIEKGEFAIIVGPSGAGKSTVLNILGGMDTADEGQVLVDGTDIARFNSKELTGYRRNDVGFVFQFYNLVPNLTTKENVELASQISPRALDAEQVLRDVGLGNRLNNFPAQLSGGEQQRVAIARALAKQPKLLLCDEPTGALDYHTGKQVLKLLQDTCRHTGTTVIVITHNSALTPMADRVIEINNAKVRNMILNPTPVSVDNIEW; from the coding sequence ATGGCTTTTGTGAGCATGAAGGATGAATATAAGCGCTACCGGATGGGAGAGACCACCATTGTAGCCAATGATGGAATCAACCTGGAGATCGAAAAAGGCGAGTTTGCGATCATTGTCGGTCCCAGCGGCGCAGGCAAATCCACGGTGCTGAATATATTGGGCGGCATGGATACCGCGGATGAGGGACAAGTGCTGGTGGATGGAACGGATATTGCCAGGTTTAACAGCAAGGAGTTGACCGGCTATCGGCGCAATGACGTCGGATTTGTGTTTCAATTTTATAACCTGGTTCCCAATCTGACGACCAAAGAAAATGTGGAACTGGCTTCGCAGATTTCTCCCCGGGCTTTGGACGCCGAACAAGTACTACGGGATGTCGGCCTTGGTAATCGTCTGAACAATTTTCCGGCACAGCTGTCCGGCGGGGAACAGCAGCGGGTAGCGATTGCCAGAGCACTCGCCAAGCAGCCGAAGCTGCTTCTCTGCGATGAACCCACGGGTGCGCTTGATTACCATACCGGAAAGCAGGTGCTGAAGCTGCTCCAAGACACCTGCCGCCATACCGGAACGACGGTTATCGTCATTACGCATAATTCTGCCCTGACGCCGATGGCGGATCGGGTCATCGAGATCAACAATGCCAAGGTTCGGAATATGATTTTGAATCCGACCCCCGTTTCTGTAGACAACATCGAGTGGTAG
- a CDS encoding FtsX-like permease family protein, with product MKKRALWTDIFREISRTKARFLSIFAIIMLGVGFFAGIKATGPDMLDTADHYYSDLKLMDLKVQSTLGLEQSDIEKLKLVAGVDEVQPGYSTDVFLGDSGRIAKVLSYDPGNNLNQYVLTEGRMPEATGEIVIDAGDRGNEFKLGDQITFTNPNQEVNLKKKFDHLTYTVVGRAKSPLFISSMSRGTSGIGKGTADVFAVIPEKDFKLSVYTEAYLTFQDTAESAPYTPEYDEKIKRHKEAVELALETMPQERLTEIRVNGQKKLDEAMDKIEDAKKQLADAEQKLNDAKVKLNEGEQSYRDGVNKLQTELDQGQAKLDSAAKKLAQGRAELKRNRQQLEQGQSQLKMGQSQLDQQKSELAPKLAQGQQLAKALQQISGLDPEGIPEEQRKELLSAAQAADPKLGAATAGFMGGALDGAALQKAASAFQSGLNEASLQLDNAQQKLHASRAELKEGQAKLREAERQLVQGEASLKQGTEELAAAKQAGEAKLADAKAELSEGQEEYQEGLKKFNEEKVKAEREIADGEKEVAEGQKELDQLELPKVYVMDRSVNPGYTEYSDNADRLSSIATAFPVFFFLIAALVSLTTMTRMVEEQRLQIGTLKALGYSNRDVMKKFLVYSTLASVAASAAGLAIGFTLFPAIIYDAYGALYNLPDVRTRFYLSYSIISIVVAVLCTTMTAYVATRVELRSNASVLMRPRAPKNGSRIWLERVPWMWNRLGFIGKVTARNLFRYKQRMFMTVCGVAGCTALILTGFGLKDSIGDIAPLQYGKIMQHQATVVFQDDNGDSSMLEDYNKRIADTPEITGILNVTQEAMTATAPGVNAQDVSLFVPQSPEEIDSFIVLKSRGQEKTLSLTDDGAIITEKLAKLFDLKIGSTFTVQNSDNDPYEIRVAGITENYALHYVYMTPLYYKEIFDAAPEVNSQLLTYDNNNHDPEWEDQLGETLTASQRVAMVSFTSGVSNAFSDTMDSMNVVVVVLIVSAAALAFVVLYNLTNINVSERIRELSTIKVLGFYDKEVTMYIYRENMILTVLGIIAGSLGGVFLHRFVLLTAEVDAMMFSPAIHGISYGYAALLTLLFSAIVMASMHYKLKRIDMIEALKSVE from the coding sequence ATGAAGAAAAGAGCGCTGTGGACTGATATTTTCCGGGAAATATCGCGGACAAAAGCTCGGTTTCTGTCCATTTTTGCCATTATTATGCTCGGCGTCGGTTTTTTTGCGGGGATCAAAGCCACGGGTCCAGATATGCTGGACACCGCGGATCACTACTATAGCGATTTAAAGCTGATGGATCTTAAGGTTCAGTCCACCTTGGGTCTCGAACAAAGCGATATCGAGAAGCTGAAGTTGGTTGCCGGAGTGGATGAGGTTCAACCTGGCTATAGTACAGACGTATTCCTCGGTGACAGCGGGCGGATCGCGAAGGTCCTCTCCTATGACCCAGGAAATAATCTGAATCAATATGTGCTTACAGAAGGCCGAATGCCGGAGGCCACAGGGGAAATCGTCATCGACGCAGGAGACCGCGGAAATGAATTTAAACTGGGGGATCAGATTACCTTTACCAATCCGAATCAGGAAGTCAACCTCAAGAAAAAGTTTGACCACCTAACTTACACGGTTGTGGGAAGGGCGAAGAGTCCGCTGTTCATCAGCAGCATGAGCCGGGGAACGAGCGGCATCGGCAAGGGGACAGCGGATGTGTTCGCCGTTATACCGGAGAAGGACTTTAAACTATCTGTATATACGGAAGCCTACCTGACCTTTCAAGACACAGCTGAATCAGCTCCCTATACGCCTGAGTATGACGAGAAGATCAAACGGCACAAAGAAGCGGTAGAACTGGCACTGGAGACCATGCCGCAGGAGCGGCTGACAGAGATTCGTGTCAACGGTCAGAAGAAGCTGGATGAGGCCATGGACAAAATCGAGGATGCCAAGAAACAGCTGGCCGATGCGGAGCAGAAGTTAAATGATGCGAAGGTCAAGCTGAATGAAGGCGAGCAATCCTACCGCGATGGCGTCAACAAGCTTCAAACCGAGCTGGACCAGGGGCAAGCCAAGCTGGATTCCGCGGCCAAAAAGCTTGCCCAAGGCAGAGCGGAGCTGAAGCGGAATCGGCAGCAGTTGGAGCAAGGACAATCCCAGCTTAAGATGGGTCAAAGTCAACTGGATCAACAAAAGTCGGAGCTGGCACCGAAGCTGGCACAAGGACAGCAATTAGCGAAGGCGCTGCAGCAAATCTCCGGTTTAGATCCGGAGGGCATACCGGAAGAGCAGAGGAAAGAACTGCTCTCGGCGGCTCAGGCGGCCGATCCGAAACTAGGAGCAGCTACTGCGGGTTTCATGGGAGGCGCATTGGATGGCGCTGCTTTGCAAAAGGCTGCTTCTGCGTTCCAGAGCGGTTTAAACGAAGCTTCCCTGCAACTGGATAACGCTCAGCAGAAGCTGCATGCAAGCCGAGCAGAGCTGAAAGAAGGACAAGCCAAACTTCGGGAAGCTGAGCGTCAGCTTGTGCAGGGTGAAGCTTCGTTGAAGCAAGGAACGGAGGAGCTTGCTGCGGCTAAACAGGCAGGGGAAGCCAAGCTCGCGGATGCGAAAGCGGAGCTTAGCGAAGGGCAGGAGGAGTACCAGGAGGGCCTAAAGAAATTTAATGAAGAAAAAGTAAAAGCTGAACGGGAAATCGCGGATGGCGAGAAGGAAGTGGCTGAGGGACAGAAGGAGCTGGATCAGCTCGAGCTGCCCAAAGTCTACGTTATGGACCGCAGCGTCAATCCGGGGTATACCGAGTACAGCGATAATGCAGACCGCTTATCTTCCATTGCAACGGCATTCCCGGTGTTCTTTTTCCTGATCGCCGCCCTCGTCAGCCTGACAACGATGACTCGGATGGTTGAGGAGCAGCGGCTGCAGATCGGAACCTTGAAAGCACTTGGATACAGCAACCGGGATGTGATGAAAAAATTTCTGGTCTATTCGACGCTGGCCAGTGTTGCGGCCTCAGCAGCCGGACTGGCTATCGGCTTCACCTTGTTTCCTGCGATTATCTATGATGCTTACGGCGCTTTATATAATCTGCCGGATGTGCGAACCCGTTTTTATCTCAGCTACAGCATTATCTCGATTGTCGTGGCTGTGCTCTGTACGACCATGACAGCTTATGTGGCAACACGAGTGGAACTTCGAAGCAACGCTTCGGTCCTGATGCGTCCAAGAGCGCCTAAGAACGGATCCCGCATATGGCTGGAGCGAGTGCCTTGGATGTGGAACCGACTCGGTTTTATTGGAAAAGTAACCGCCCGCAATCTGTTCCGCTACAAGCAGCGGATGTTTATGACTGTCTGCGGCGTTGCCGGTTGCACGGCTCTGATTCTGACCGGTTTCGGTCTCAAGGATTCCATCGGGGATATCGCGCCGCTGCAATACGGAAAGATCATGCAGCATCAAGCGACGGTTGTATTTCAAGACGATAACGGCGATAGCAGCATGCTGGAGGATTATAACAAGCGCATTGCGGATACGCCGGAGATTACGGGGATTTTGAATGTGACCCAAGAGGCGATGACCGCGACCGCCCCCGGGGTGAACGCCCAGGATGTGAGTTTGTTCGTGCCGCAATCGCCGGAGGAGATCGATTCCTTTATCGTCCTGAAATCCCGTGGGCAAGAGAAGACACTGTCACTGACGGATGACGGTGCGATCATTACCGAGAAGCTCGCCAAGCTGTTTGATCTCAAGATCGGCAGTACTTTCACCGTCCAGAACAGCGACAACGATCCTTATGAGATACGTGTAGCCGGGATAACGGAGAACTATGCCTTGCATTACGTCTATATGACGCCGCTGTATTACAAAGAGATTTTTGATGCAGCGCCGGAAGTGAACAGTCAATTGCTGACGTATGACAACAACAATCACGATCCGGAGTGGGAGGACCAGCTTGGAGAAACGTTAACCGCAAGCCAGCGGGTGGCGATGGTCAGCTTCACGAGTGGAGTAAGCAATGCCTTTAGTGATACGATGGACAGCATGAACGTCGTGGTGGTTGTCCTGATTGTATCTGCAGCAGCGCTCGCGTTTGTCGTCCTGTACAATCTGACGAATATTAACGTATCTGAGCGGATACGGGAGCTGTCAACGATCAAGGTGCTTGGCTTCTATGATAAGGAAGTAACCATGTACATTTATCGCGAAAATATGATTCTGACCGTGCTGGGGATCATAGCGGGCAGTCTGGGAGGCGTGTTCCTGCACCGGTTCGTTCTCCTGACCGCGGAAGTGGACGCGATGATGTTCAGTCCCGCCATCCATGGAATCAGTTACGGCTATGCGGCACTGCTGACACTGTTGTTCTCGGCCATTGTCATGGCCTCCATGCATTACAAACTGAAGCGGATTGATATGATTGAAGCGCTGAAATCAGTGGAATAG